In Ruminococcaceae bacterium BL-4, one DNA window encodes the following:
- the uvrB gene encoding excinuclease ABC (subunit B) (Evidence 2a : Function from experimental evidences in other organisms; PubMedId : 11751826, 16267290, 16426634, 25713353, 27399782; Product type e : enzyme): MDRFKLHSKYQPTGDQPQAIQKLVQGLKEGDHEQVLLGVTGSGKTFTMANVIAKVNRPTLVLAHNKTLAAQLCSEFREFFPENSVEYFVSYYDYYQPEAYIAQTDTYIEKDSAINDEIDKLRHSATSALSERRDVIIVASVSCIYSLGDPIDYRTMVISLRPGMEKSRDELLKKLVEIQFERNDVALSRNKFRVRGDVVEIWPSYSNDTVIRVEFFGDEIDRITEINPVTGELKAEIKHVAIYPASHYIVPQGKLKKALSSIYDEMEERVKFFEEHGKLIEAQRIRERTTYDMEMLSEIGFCKGIENYSRVMAGRAPGSAPCTLLDYFPEDFLLFVDESHVTLPQVRSMYAGDQARKKSLVDFGFRLPSAYDNRPLTFDEFYHHVNQAVFVSATPGDWELSKASQVVEQVIRPTGLLDPEIFVKPTDGQIDDLISEINLRAEKKERVLVTTLTKKMAEDLTSYLQGMGIRVRYMHHDIDTVERMEIIRDLRLGEFDVLVGINLLREGLDIPEVSLVAILDADKEGFLRSERSLIQTSGRAARNVSGKVIMYADTVTPSMEAAIRETNRRRKLQVAYNQEHGITPKTIQKKVSEILEISTHKEDKKKKKKYLSPIERHQMIEQLTREMKAAAKLLEFEHAAFLRDKIKELQEGK, from the coding sequence TTGGATCGTTTTAAATTACACAGTAAATATCAGCCTACTGGTGATCAGCCGCAGGCAATTCAAAAGCTGGTACAGGGGCTAAAAGAGGGAGATCATGAGCAGGTGTTGCTAGGCGTAACCGGTTCTGGAAAGACTTTTACGATGGCAAATGTGATCGCGAAAGTAAATCGTCCCACACTGGTTTTGGCACACAATAAAACGCTGGCAGCTCAGCTTTGCTCTGAATTCCGGGAATTTTTCCCTGAAAATTCAGTGGAATATTTTGTCTCTTATTATGATTATTATCAGCCGGAGGCGTATATTGCGCAGACGGATACTTATATCGAAAAAGATTCGGCAATCAATGATGAAATCGATAAACTGCGCCATTCGGCGACCAGTGCGCTTTCAGAGCGCAGAGACGTCATTATTGTTGCGAGTGTCAGCTGTATTTATTCTCTTGGCGACCCAATCGATTACCGGACGATGGTGATTTCATTGCGTCCGGGAATGGAAAAAAGTCGGGACGAGCTTTTAAAGAAGTTGGTGGAGATCCAATTTGAACGAAATGATGTTGCCCTCTCCAGAAATAAGTTTCGGGTCCGGGGAGACGTTGTGGAAATTTGGCCTTCTTATTCCAATGATACGGTGATTCGAGTAGAATTTTTTGGGGATGAGATTGACAGAATCACGGAGATCAACCCAGTTACCGGAGAATTAAAAGCCGAAATAAAGCATGTTGCCATCTATCCGGCTTCTCATTATATTGTGCCGCAGGGAAAACTGAAAAAGGCACTTTCTTCCATCTATGATGAGATGGAAGAGCGCGTTAAATTTTTTGAAGAGCATGGAAAGCTGATCGAGGCACAGAGGATTAGAGAGCGCACAACTTATGATATGGAAATGCTTTCTGAAATCGGCTTCTGTAAAGGAATTGAAAACTATTCTCGGGTGATGGCCGGCCGTGCTCCGGGAAGCGCGCCGTGCACACTGCTCGATTATTTTCCGGAAGACTTTTTGCTTTTTGTGGATGAGTCCCATGTGACGCTGCCGCAGGTGCGCAGTATGTATGCAGGTGATCAGGCACGGAAAAAATCCTTGGTGGATTTTGGATTTCGCCTTCCGAGCGCTTATGATAATCGTCCGCTGACTTTTGACGAATTTTATCATCATGTAAACCAGGCGGTCTTTGTCAGTGCAACGCCGGGAGACTGGGAGCTTTCGAAAGCGTCTCAGGTGGTGGAGCAGGTGATTCGTCCGACTGGGCTTCTTGATCCGGAAATCTTTGTAAAGCCGACCGATGGGCAGATTGACGATTTGATCAGTGAGATCAACCTGCGCGCAGAGAAAAAGGAAAGAGTTTTGGTTACGACTTTGACCAAAAAGATGGCAGAGGATCTGACCTCTTATCTGCAGGGAATGGGTATTCGGGTACGGTATATGCACCATGATATCGATACGGTGGAACGGATGGAAATTATCCGGGATCTGCGTTTGGGAGAGTTTGATGTTTTGGTAGGAATCAACCTTCTGCGTGAGGGATTGGATATTCCGGAAGTCAGTCTGGTGGCAATCTTAGATGCAGATAAAGAAGGCTTTTTGCGTTCCGAGCGAAGCCTAATTCAGACAAGCGGCCGTGCGGCGCGCAATGTTTCCGGAAAGGTGATCATGTATGCAGATACAGTGACGCCCAGCATGGAGGCGGCAATCCGAGAGACGAACCGTCGCCGAAAGTTACAGGTCGCTTATAATCAGGAGCATGGGATTACCCCCAAAACCATACAGAAAAAAGTTTCGGAGATTCTGGAGATTTCTACGCATAAAGAGGATAAGAAGAAAAAGAAAAAATATTTATCTCCGATTGAGCGCCATCAGATGATCGAGCAGCTTACTCGTGAGATGAAAGCAGCTGCAAAATTGTTGGAATTTGAACATGCTGCATTTTTGAGAGATAAAATCAAAGAACTGCAAGAGGGAAAATGA
- a CDS encoding protein of unknown function (Evidence 5 : Unknown function): MSRLNFRKNSIFADNFLKKLLIKDKDYNKNKIGVLKIDMPYKGKQQICFHIYILRFCGTIIASIRTFYQK, encoded by the coding sequence TTGTCAAGATTAAATTTTAGAAAAAATTCTATTTTTGCAGATAATTTTTTAAAAAAATTATTGATTAAAGACAAAGACTATAATAAAAATAAAATTGGAGTACTAAAAATTGACATGCCATATAAAGGAAAACAGCAGATCTGTTTTCATATTTACATATTGAGGTTTTGTGGTACAATAATAGCATCAATCAGGACTTTTTATCAAAAATAG
- a CDS encoding Transcriptional regulator yields MLITKETDYALRILRALAKSDRLTTTELSTNEQIPQNFAYKILKKLQKAGFVEIARGTGGGCALTSDLNSITLYQLINAMEQSAFLTACTKPGQHCSWQESHDDQICHAHIQLLKIQKTLDQELKSHTLQTVLFGN; encoded by the coding sequence TTGCTGATTACAAAAGAAACAGACTATGCTCTGCGAATTTTGCGTGCATTAGCAAAAAGTGACCGACTAACCACTACGGAGTTGTCTACAAATGAACAGATCCCACAGAATTTTGCCTATAAAATTCTGAAGAAGCTTCAAAAGGCAGGATTTGTTGAAATTGCGCGTGGAACCGGAGGCGGATGTGCTTTAACTTCTGATCTCAACAGTATTACTCTATACCAGCTGATCAATGCCATGGAGCAATCTGCATTTTTAACTGCCTGCACCAAGCCCGGCCAGCATTGCTCATGGCAGGAATCCCATGATGATCAGATATGTCATGCACACATTCAGCTCTTAAAAATTCAAAAGACGCTGGATCAAGAACTAAAGTCCCATACACTCCAGACTGTTTTATTCGGTAACTAA
- the bcd gene encoding Butyryl-CoA dehydrogenase (Evidence 2a : Function from experimental evidences in other organisms; PubMedId : 8655474, 11466286, 8399220, 7857927; Product type e : enzyme), giving the protein MLFKTTQQHEELRAKVRAFAEEKVKPLTFLLDKENEFPTEAVTELGKMGLMGIPYPKEWGGMGLDVISYAIAVEELARVDGGTGVILSAHTSLGTWPIYAYGNEAQKKKYLIPLCKGEKLGAFGLTEPNAGSDAGGTETTAVDKGDYYLLNGGKIFITNAPLADTYVVFAITTPDIGTHGISAFIVEKGWKGFEFGDHYDKMGIRSSSTAELIFNNVKVPKENLLGKEGQGFKIAMSTLDGGRIGIASQALGIAQGAFDQAVDYAKERVQFGKPIAFQQGISFKIADMATKLRCARFLVYSAAEMKENHEPYGMESAMAKQYASDIALEVTNDALQIFGGTGYLKGMEVERMYRDAKITTIYEGTNEIQRVVIASHILGKPPKQSGETGHRTKKPTPITGIRKKMMFRDGNAKDQVNSLVEALKKDGFDFTVGIPIDTPIAKAERVVSAGKGIGDKKNMKLIENLAKAAGAAVGSSRPVAETLKYIPINRYVGMSGQKFTGNLYIACGISGATQHLKGIKNASIIVAINKNGNAPIFKNCDYGIVGDVNEILPLLTEALGTEEKKPAPPMVKMKRPQMPKPEPIGPRYICNGCGYEYVPELGDQDSEIAAGTQFKDLPVDWVCPECAEPKDQFIEA; this is encoded by the coding sequence ATGTTATTCAAAACCACACAGCAGCATGAGGAACTCCGAGCAAAAGTTCGGGCGTTCGCAGAAGAAAAAGTGAAGCCTTTAACCTTTTTATTAGACAAAGAAAATGAGTTTCCAACGGAAGCAGTAACCGAGCTTGGAAAAATGGGATTGATGGGAATTCCTTATCCAAAAGAATGGGGCGGCATGGGGCTCGATGTTATCAGCTATGCCATTGCGGTAGAAGAGCTTGCGCGTGTTGACGGCGGCACAGGCGTTATCCTATCGGCTCACACCTCATTAGGCACATGGCCGATTTATGCTTATGGAAATGAAGCACAAAAGAAAAAGTACTTAATTCCGCTATGTAAAGGTGAAAAACTTGGTGCATTTGGTTTAACGGAACCGAATGCTGGTTCCGATGCCGGAGGAACAGAAACCACTGCTGTAGATAAAGGCGATTATTATTTACTCAATGGCGGCAAAATCTTCATTACCAATGCTCCACTAGCAGATACCTATGTTGTGTTCGCGATTACTACTCCCGATATCGGAACTCACGGTATTTCTGCTTTCATTGTAGAAAAAGGTTGGAAAGGATTTGAATTCGGCGACCATTACGATAAAATGGGCATTCGCTCTTCCTCTACCGCTGAACTGATTTTCAACAATGTGAAAGTGCCAAAAGAAAATCTTCTCGGAAAAGAAGGCCAAGGCTTTAAAATCGCAATGTCCACACTCGACGGCGGCCGCATTGGTATCGCTTCACAAGCCCTTGGCATCGCACAAGGAGCATTTGATCAAGCGGTAGATTACGCAAAAGAGCGTGTACAGTTTGGAAAACCTATTGCTTTTCAGCAAGGGATTTCTTTTAAAATTGCCGATATGGCAACCAAACTACGCTGTGCACGCTTTCTCGTTTACTCCGCAGCAGAAATGAAGGAGAATCACGAACCGTACGGGATGGAATCTGCCATGGCAAAGCAATATGCTTCTGATATTGCGCTCGAAGTTACAAATGATGCACTTCAAATCTTTGGCGGCACCGGATACCTCAAAGGAATGGAAGTTGAGCGTATGTACCGGGATGCTAAGATTACTACCATTTACGAGGGCACCAACGAAATTCAGCGCGTCGTCATCGCGTCCCACATTCTAGGCAAGCCGCCGAAGCAGTCCGGCGAAACCGGTCACCGTACCAAAAAGCCCACCCCTATCACCGGAATCCGCAAAAAGATGATGTTCCGTGACGGGAATGCAAAAGATCAAGTGAATTCCCTTGTAGAAGCTCTTAAAAAAGATGGGTTCGACTTTACGGTTGGTATCCCAATTGATACTCCTATCGCGAAAGCCGAGCGTGTTGTTTCCGCAGGAAAAGGCATTGGCGATAAGAAGAACATGAAACTCATTGAAAATTTGGCTAAAGCAGCAGGCGCAGCCGTTGGCTCTTCCCGTCCGGTCGCCGAAACGCTCAAGTATATTCCAATCAATCGTTACGTTGGAATGTCCGGCCAAAAATTTACCGGAAATCTATATATCGCATGTGGAATTTCCGGTGCAACACAGCACCTCAAAGGAATTAAAAACGCTTCCATTATTGTAGCAATCAATAAAAATGGCAACGCCCCGATCTTTAAGAACTGTGATTACGGAATTGTCGGCGATGTCAATGAAATTCTGCCCCTCCTTACCGAAGCACTCGGTACCGAGGAAAAGAAACCGGCTCCGCCCATGGTAAAAATGAAACGCCCACAAATGCCAAAGCCGGAACCAATCGGTCCCCGTTACATATGCAATGGCTGCGGCTACGAGTACGTACCGGAATTAGGCGATCAAGATAGCGAAATCGCAGCTGGTACCCAATTTAAGGATTTACCTGTGGATTGGGTCTGCCCCGAGTGCGCCGAGCCAAAAGATCAGTTTATTGAAGCATAA
- a CDS encoding Flavoprotein — translation MYCVRNVTEDLYWVGANDHRLALFENAYPIPRGVTYNSYLLLDEKTVMFDTVDWSYCRQLLENTQHVLAGRPLDYLVINHLEPDHAASINEILLRWPNVTLISNEKAFMLMRQFGFQIDSHQIVEVKEGDTFSFGKHTVTFVFAPMVHWPEVMVTFDTTNGALFSADAFGTFGALDGKLFADEVDFDRDWLDDARRYLTNIVGKYGPHIQLLLKKAGGILDQIKYICPLHGPVWRKDLMYFIKKYDTWSRYEPEVKGALIVYASMYGNTESVAEALAAKLCDKGMTNIAMYDVSSTNVSQLIAESFKYSHIVLASVTYNLGIYPAMHNYLMDMKALNVQKRTVAIIENGSWACKSGDLMQKFLNEEMKDMTVLNERVTMASSLHEDKEIELDALVDSILDSMKETN, via the coding sequence ATGTATTGCGTTAGAAATGTAACGGAAGATTTATACTGGGTAGGAGCAAACGATCACCGCCTTGCTCTTTTTGAAAACGCATATCCAATTCCAAGAGGAGTTACCTATAATTCATACCTTTTATTGGATGAAAAAACCGTGATGTTCGATACGGTCGACTGGTCTTACTGCCGTCAATTATTGGAAAACACGCAGCATGTGCTTGCCGGACGGCCGCTCGACTATCTTGTGATCAACCATCTGGAACCGGATCACGCCGCTTCCATTAACGAAATCCTGCTGCGTTGGCCAAATGTAACACTGATCAGCAACGAAAAAGCATTTATGCTTATGCGCCAGTTTGGATTTCAAATTGATTCACACCAAATCGTAGAAGTAAAAGAGGGAGATACTTTTAGTTTCGGCAAGCATACTGTTACCTTTGTATTTGCCCCTATGGTCCACTGGCCGGAAGTTATGGTCACATTTGATACTACAAATGGTGCATTATTTTCCGCCGATGCTTTTGGCACCTTCGGCGCACTGGACGGAAAGCTTTTCGCAGATGAAGTTGATTTTGACCGCGATTGGCTGGATGATGCCCGCCGTTATTTAACCAATATTGTTGGAAAATACGGTCCGCATATTCAGCTGCTTTTAAAAAAGGCCGGCGGAATTCTCGATCAGATCAAGTATATTTGCCCACTGCATGGTCCAGTTTGGCGCAAAGATCTGATGTATTTTATTAAAAAATATGATACTTGGAGTCGATATGAGCCAGAAGTCAAGGGCGCTTTGATTGTTTATGCTTCCATGTATGGAAACACCGAATCCGTTGCTGAAGCACTAGCCGCAAAACTATGTGACAAAGGCATGACAAACATTGCTATGTATGATGTCTCTTCCACAAATGTTTCTCAACTGATCGCAGAGTCCTTCAAGTATAGTCATATTGTCTTAGCTTCTGTTACTTACAATCTCGGGATTTATCCTGCCATGCACAATTATCTGATGGATATGAAAGCGCTGAATGTCCAAAAGCGCACGGTTGCCATTATTGAGAATGGTTCTTGGGCTTGTAAATCCGGCGATTTGATGCAAAAATTTCTCAATGAAGAGATGAAAGACATGACAGTACTCAACGAACGTGTCACAATGGCTTCTTCTCTGCATGAGGATAAAGAAATTGAACTTGATGCTCTCGTGGATTCCATTCTTGATTCTATGAAAGAAACAAATTAA
- a CDS encoding AbrB family transcriptional regulator: protein MKSTGIMRKVDELGRIVLPKELRNALDIKEKDPLEIFVGDRGEIILRKYQPACIFCNSMENIRTFKGHNVCRDCMQKMSKYMNEDD from the coding sequence ATGAAATCTACCGGTATCATGCGCAAAGTGGATGAATTAGGCCGTATCGTGTTGCCGAAAGAACTGCGTAATGCACTGGATATCAAGGAAAAAGATCCATTGGAGATTTTTGTCGGAGACAGAGGCGAAATTATTCTCCGCAAATATCAGCCAGCATGCATTTTCTGCAACAGTATGGAAAACATTCGTACATTTAAGGGGCACAATGTATGTCGTGATTGCATGCAGAAAATGTCTAAGTATATGAATGAGGATGACTAA
- a CDS encoding Spore maturation protein A has translation MMLNWIWTGLLFVSILCACLTGRTEELANAVLSGAQSAVELCFATMGMMCFWTGMMHIAEKGGLTQLLAKVLHPILKHLFPDLKPGSRAAGAICMNLTANFLGLGNAATPLGISAMKELKKCDPHCGDEANRSMVLFVVLNTASLQLIPTYMATIRAKYGAQNPFDLLPAVWITSICALLVAVLSAKLFERRKVRG, from the coding sequence ATGATGCTGAATTGGATCTGGACCGGGCTTTTATTCGTCAGTATTTTATGTGCCTGTTTAACCGGCAGAACGGAAGAACTGGCAAACGCTGTTCTCTCCGGCGCACAAAGCGCTGTAGAGCTTTGTTTTGCTACCATGGGAATGATGTGCTTTTGGACCGGTATGATGCATATCGCCGAAAAAGGCGGCTTAACACAACTCCTTGCAAAAGTTCTGCATCCAATTTTAAAGCACCTCTTCCCCGATCTCAAACCAGGTTCCCGTGCCGCTGGTGCAATTTGTATGAATTTAACTGCAAATTTTCTGGGACTCGGAAACGCTGCAACGCCTCTGGGAATTTCGGCAATGAAAGAACTTAAAAAATGTGATCCACATTGCGGAGACGAAGCAAACCGCTCGATGGTTCTTTTCGTGGTGTTAAATACTGCTTCCCTTCAGCTAATTCCAACCTATATGGCAACGATTCGCGCAAAATATGGTGCCCAAAATCCATTTGATTTGCTGCCTGCGGTATGGATTACTTCAATCTGCGCTTTGTTGGTCGCCGTTTTATCTGCAAAGCTCTTTGAAAGGCGGAAAGTCCGTGGATAA
- the spmB gene encoding spore maturation protein (Evidence 2a : Function from experimental evidences in other organisms; PubMedId : 7642500, 15849754, 16850406, 19189487; Product type cp : cell process), producing MDKLGSWALPITILMLLLFGIFRKVSIFDTFTEGAKEGLKTSFTILPTLVGLMAAVTMFKASGALDLLSGALKPVTQFLGIPESVTPLILMKPISGSGSTAIFTQILKQQGPNSFSGRVASVLACSTETAFYCVSIYFGAVGIKKTKHTIPAALMGDLTACLIAGLAIRFIFNGST from the coding sequence GTGGATAAACTTGGTTCATGGGCACTCCCCATCACCATCCTGATGCTGCTGCTTTTTGGAATTTTTCGGAAGGTTTCGATTTTTGATACTTTTACAGAAGGCGCTAAAGAAGGGCTGAAAACTTCTTTTACAATTCTGCCCACTCTGGTTGGCCTGATGGCAGCTGTAACAATGTTTAAAGCCTCTGGGGCACTCGATCTGCTCTCCGGGGCATTAAAGCCGGTAACACAGTTCTTAGGCATTCCTGAGTCCGTTACGCCGCTGATTCTTATGAAGCCAATTTCCGGCAGCGGCTCCACTGCAATCTTCACACAAATTCTAAAGCAACAGGGACCAAATTCTTTTTCCGGCAGAGTTGCCTCCGTATTAGCCTGCAGCACCGAAACTGCTTTTTACTGCGTATCTATTTATTTTGGTGCAGTAGGCATCAAAAAAACAAAGCATACCATTCCGGCCGCCCTAATGGGAGACCTAACCGCATGCTTAATCGCTGGACTTGCAATCCGGTTTATTTTTAACGGCTCTACTTAA
- a CDS encoding Aminopeptidase P family protein, which yields MVMINEGRLKNVLHNMEQEGLSQILVTSTSSVYYLTGLWVEPFERMLALYIDKDGKCVLFGNDLFGFTPGGNAQLFTHNDIDDPVRDVVKVVKGGTLGIDKEWPSRFLISLLKQRPDIKPVVGSAPVDFARMRKDQKEIDALRRSSQINDAVMEASLAAIKEGAREQELESIVEKNFAERGADRSPEGQLVCFGANCADPHHASNETVIKSGDSVIFDIFIPIKRYWCDMTRTVFFKEADEEHRKVYEIVRKANEKAESVIRPGVPMCEFDLTARKVIEDAGYGPYFNHRLGHGLGIDCHEPPDNSSVCKIIAEPGMVFSVEPGIYLKDRLGVRIEDLVLVTQTGCEVLNHYTKELQIIK from the coding sequence ATGGTGATGATCAATGAGGGAAGGCTCAAAAATGTTTTACATAATATGGAACAGGAAGGCTTGTCTCAGATTTTGGTGACTTCTACCTCTTCGGTTTATTATTTGACCGGCTTATGGGTAGAACCATTTGAACGAATGTTGGCGCTCTATATCGATAAAGATGGAAAATGTGTGCTGTTTGGGAATGACCTTTTTGGTTTTACACCAGGAGGAAATGCACAGCTTTTCACACACAATGATATTGATGATCCGGTGAGGGATGTTGTTAAGGTAGTTAAGGGCGGAACACTGGGGATTGATAAGGAATGGCCAAGTAGGTTCCTGATCAGTCTTTTAAAACAGCGTCCTGATATCAAGCCGGTTGTAGGCAGTGCACCGGTAGATTTTGCGAGAATGCGCAAAGACCAGAAAGAGATCGATGCTCTGCGCAGATCCTCTCAAATTAATGATGCGGTGATGGAAGCTTCTCTTGCGGCAATTAAAGAGGGTGCTCGTGAGCAGGAACTTGAAAGCATTGTAGAAAAGAATTTTGCAGAGCGAGGAGCAGATCGTTCTCCGGAGGGACAACTGGTCTGTTTTGGTGCAAATTGTGCGGATCCGCATCATGCTTCCAATGAGACTGTGATCAAGAGCGGAGATTCCGTTATTTTCGATATTTTTATTCCAATTAAGCGCTATTGGTGTGATATGACCCGCACTGTTTTCTTTAAAGAAGCAGATGAGGAACACCGCAAGGTTTATGAGATCGTCCGGAAGGCAAACGAAAAGGCCGAATCAGTGATTCGACCTGGAGTGCCAATGTGTGAATTTGATTTAACGGCCCGAAAAGTAATTGAAGATGCTGGATACGGCCCGTATTTTAATCATCGTTTGGGTCATGGCTTGGGAATTGACTGCCATGAGCCGCCGGATAATTCCAGCGTCTGCAAAATAATTGCAGAACCCGGTATGGTCTTTAGTGTAGAACCAGGGATCTATTTAAAAGATCGTCTTGGCGTACGGATTGAAGATTTAGTGTTGGTCACCCAAACCGGATGTGAAGTTTTGAATCATTATACAAAAGAGCTCCAGATTATTAAGTAG
- a CDS encoding N-acetyltransferase, which produces MLTNIGTMEIETERLILRRFRYTDDDDMLKYWISDPKIQSLYSEPVYRTKQEVKELLDKYIHSYEKNDFYRWAITLKKTNECIGQIAYFLVDNNNHFAEIEYCIGNLFQRKGFATEATKAVIQYGFDKINLHKVQICHKSINLPSRKVIEKCGFTYEGTLRDFFYQDGKYIDRLYYSILRDEFMPK; this is translated from the coding sequence ATGTTAACAAATATTGGTACTATGGAAATTGAAACAGAAAGATTGATTCTAAGAAGATTTCGCTATACCGATGATGATGACATGCTAAAATATTGGATCAGCGATCCTAAAATTCAATCATTGTATTCTGAGCCAGTTTACCGCACAAAACAAGAAGTAAAAGAACTCCTTGATAAATACATCCATTCTTATGAAAAAAACGATTTTTACAGATGGGCAATTACTTTAAAAAAGACCAATGAATGTATCGGCCAAATTGCTTACTTTCTAGTAGACAACAATAACCATTTTGCAGAAATCGAATATTGTATCGGAAACCTTTTTCAAAGAAAGGGATTTGCGACAGAAGCAACAAAGGCCGTCATTCAATATGGCTTCGATAAAATAAATTTACATAAAGTCCAAATATGCCATAAATCCATCAATCTTCCATCCCGCAAAGTGATTGAAAAATGCGGATTTACTTACGAGGGAACATTGCGTGACTTCTTTTATCAAGATGGAAAATATATCGATCGGTTATATTACTCCATATTGAGAGATGAATTTATGCCAAAATAA
- the nfo gene encoding putative endonuclease 4 (Evidence 3 : Putative function from multiple computational evidences) — translation MLHIGCHLSSSKGFLHMGEEALSINADTFQFFSRNPRGSSAKAIDYEDVLALRNLMEQYHFPVILAHAPYTLNPCSKEERIRRFAQKMMKDDLQRMEFLPGNLYNFHPGSHVGQGSGIGIQQITDLLNCLITPQQTTTILLETMAGKGSEVGSHFEELQKIIEGVEHKEKMGVCLDTCHVYDAGYDIVNNLDGVLKEFDQTIGLNHLCAVHLNDSKNPFGSHKDRHEKIGEGSIGFEAMVRIINHPALRHLPFFLETPNELPGYQKEIARLREAYIED, via the coding sequence ATGCTGCATATTGGATGCCATCTATCTTCTTCTAAAGGCTTTTTGCATATGGGAGAAGAAGCGCTTTCTATCAATGCGGATACATTTCAGTTTTTTAGCCGAAACCCTCGGGGCAGCAGTGCAAAAGCGATTGATTACGAAGATGTTTTGGCACTGAGAAACTTAATGGAGCAGTATCACTTTCCCGTTATTCTTGCGCATGCGCCTTATACGTTGAATCCGTGTTCTAAAGAGGAACGGATACGCAGGTTTGCACAAAAAATGATGAAAGATGATTTACAGCGGATGGAGTTTTTGCCGGGGAATCTTTATAATTTTCATCCGGGCAGCCATGTGGGGCAGGGGAGTGGGATCGGAATTCAACAGATTACAGATCTGCTCAACTGCTTGATTACGCCTCAACAAACGACTACGATTCTTTTGGAAACGATGGCCGGAAAAGGGAGTGAAGTTGGCTCCCATTTTGAGGAACTCCAAAAGATTATCGAAGGGGTAGAACACAAAGAAAAAATGGGCGTTTGTTTAGATACCTGTCATGTTTATGATGCGGGTTATGATATCGTAAATAATTTAGACGGTGTCCTAAAAGAATTTGATCAGACGATCGGTTTAAATCATCTTTGTGCGGTTCATCTGAATGACAGCAAAAATCCTTTTGGAAGTCATAAAGATCGGCATGAAAAAATAGGAGAAGGTAGTATCGGATTCGAAGCGATGGTGCGAATTATCAATCATCCGGCACTTCGCCATCTTCCGTTTTTTCTAGAGACACCAAATGAACTTCCCGGTTATCAAAAAGAGATCGCGCGCTTGCGGGAGGCTTATATTGAGGACTGA